The Thermothielavioides terrestris NRRL 8126 chromosome 2, complete sequence genome includes a region encoding these proteins:
- a CDS encoding uncharacterized protein (Contains conserved domain WD40[cd00200], WD40 domain), whose amino-acid sequence MRLRSSRGVRKRYVEEPIDDDADDDEPIVVPEDQSKDDEDFRAQSEAPHGKDEEDDDGAMEDRGESSSEEGPAADNQGHREPDEDPSQLRKQRNSGAGMIQSRKGLHDIPVYPLESRIVTRVYAGPLRRYARYSALRDAMYGPEYERIKVIWDLEIRWSDFPVLPPRWPPEHRQGVLPSPWLPRGFERAQQRQAVLWYDRCQLKAPQIQQSRVLPPEEGQRIIPQAGGDIATLIGPWDRQKEFRLSQGDSLSLSSSGLPIEDPDATDKTSSGWMLDVGGIPLAVAWAPLSRLDIQVLAVASIPFSDQAVTGLGRPATDASEKSAGCIQLWEFVPVTRAGQLASPSTQPPRLLGAKCFDWGRPKRLEFCPVPLDSAGLYGMMATLCSDGRVRVIDAKTVNDADVPAYEWIKTPTVTLGLTEDYNVNVTCLTWVNVNRIALGHSDGSITLWSIYPRQLLQRIGAHTTYVIDICSGYPSNPHLVASVPVGGCATLTDLSQPSSELTYFPVPAISFQPNLLCWSEPMQGFMALYPSSTPSTTIAFLHHRYFCQARSITTGPNTLMCVSAGATHPFVLVGCADGSVFSCNGLQKLFKQKGELLHKLRVFEHEYKPADPEAQTRRRDGSSTTPLRGTARVLQGFLPEDNDDPRTEKRKEMDRKRRAALKKKAASKKKGGSRSKTAAAEAEAEDREAELAERLASRVVIHEPLTRVTAIKWNPNVQFSCWAACAMASGLIKVMDLGVD is encoded by the exons ATGCGCCTCCGAAGCTCCAGGGGCGTCAGAAAGCGCTATGTCGAAGAACCAATCGACGATgatgccgacgacgacgagcccaTTGTTGTTCCTGAGGACCAGTCCAAAGATGATGAGGACTTCCGGGCCCAGTCAGAAGCGCCGCACggcaaggacgaggaggacgacgacggggcCATGGAGGACCGGGGCGAGTCCTCGAGCGAGGAAGGGCCGGCGGCAGACAACCAAGGTCACCGTGAGCCAGACGAAGACCCATCGCAGCTCAGGAAGCAGCGCAACTCCGGAGCCGGCATGATCCAGAGCCGCAAGGGCCTCCACGACATCCCCGTCTATCCGCTGGAGTCGCGCATCGTCACGCGTGTCTACGCCGGCCCACTCAGGCGCTATGCCCGCTACAGCGCACTTCGGGATGCCATGTACGGCCCCGAGTACGAGCGCATCAAGGTCATCTGGGATCTCGAGATCCGCTGGAGCGACTTTCCCGTTCTGCCGCCAAGGTGGCCGCCTGAGCACCGGCAAGGGGTCCTGCCGAGCCCCTGGCTGCCCCGCGGCTTCGAGCGTGCCCAGCAAAGACAGGCTGTGCTTTGGTACGACAGATGCCAACTCAAGGCGCCTCAGATACAGCAGTCCCGTGTGCTTCCGCCCGAAGAGGGGCAACGGATAATTCctcaggccggcggcgacattGCTACCCTCATCGGCCCCTGGGACCGGCAAAAGGAGTTTAGGCTCAGCCAAGGAGACAGTCTGTCGCTCTCGTCATCGGGCCTCCCGATTGAGGACCCCGACGCAACTGACAAGACGTCGAGCGGCTGGATGCTCGATGTTGGGGGCATACCGCTGGCCGTCGCCTGGGCGCCCCTGTCCAGGCTGGACATCCAAGTGCTCGCTGTGGCGTCGATCCCCTTTTCTGACCAGGCAGTGACCGGCTTGGGTCGCCCAGCCACGGATGCCTCGGAAAAGTCGGCAGGGTGCATCCAGCTCTGGGAGTTCGTCCCGGTCACACGTGCGGGCCAGTTGGCCTCGCCTTCCACGCAGCCGCCTCGGCTCCTTGGAGCGAAGTGCTTTGACTGGGGCAGACCGAAGCGCCTTGAGTTCTGCCCGGTGCCGCTGGATTCAGCCGGCCTTTACGGCATGATGGCCACGCTCTGTAGTGATGGCAGAGTCCGTGTCATTGACGCTAAAACCGTCAATGACGCCGACGTCCCTGCGTATG AATGGATCAAAACCCCCACCGTGACTCTCGGCCTTACAGAAGACTACAACGTCAATGTCACCTGCCTAACCTGGGTCAATGTGAACCGCATCGCCCTCGGCCACTCGGACGGCTCGATCACGCTGTGGTCCATTTACCCGCGCCAACTGCTGCAGAGAATCGGCGCGCACACCACCTACGTGATCGATATCTGTTCCGGGTACCCATCGAACCCTCACCTCGTGGCCTCCGTTCCCGTCGGTGGCTGCGCCACCCTCACGGACCTCTCCCAGCCGAGCTCCGAGCTCACCTATTTCCCCGTGCCGGCAATCAGCTTCCAGCCCAACCTGCTCTGCTGGAGCGAGCCGATGCAGGGGTTCATGGCGCTGTacccgtcgtcgacgcccaGCACGACCATCGCCTTCCTCCACCACCGCTACTTCTGCCAGGCGCGGAGCATCACGACCGGCCCAAACACGCTCATGTGTGTTTCTGCCGGCGCCACGCACCCCTTCGTTCTGGTGGGCTGCGCGGACGGGTCGGTATTCTCATGCAACGGACTGCAGAAGCTGTTCAAGCAAAAGGGCGAGCTCTTGCATAAGCTTAGAGTGTTTGAGCACGAGTACAAGCCGGCCGATCCCGAGGCGCAGACGCGGCGCCGCGACGGGTCATCAACTACCCCGCTGCGAGGCACGGCCAGGGTGCTGCAGGGCTTTCTCCCAGAAGACAACGACGATCCTAGGACGGAGAAGCGGAAAGAGATGGACAGAAAGCGACGGGCAGCGTTGAAGAAAAAGGCGGCCTCGAAAAAGAAAGGGGGTAGCCGATCTAAGACTGCGGCCGCGGAAGCAGAGGCCGAGGaccgcgaggccgagctcgccgagagACTTGCGTCTCGCGTGGTCATCCACGAGCCGCTGACGCGCGTGACCGCGATCAAGTGGAATCCGAACGTGCAGTTCAGCTGCTGGGCCGCCTGCGCCATGGCCTCCGGGCTGATCAAGGTCATGGACCTCGGGGTGGATTGA